Genomic DNA from Corylus avellana chromosome ca4, CavTom2PMs-1.0:
ATACAAAATGTTCCAATTGtcaaaaacaacaataaatacAAGGACACcataaataagaaattatacAAGTCCAGCCTTGATTGATGTTTATTGCATTTAACAAGGTCATGTAATAAGTATGAGCTGCACGGCCTCACAACTGGTTTAAGAAATGTAGAGAGTTTGATGCAACCAAATGACAGAAGTTTTTCAATAATTAAGATCGCAGAGCAGTAAGATTCAATAGCACAACTGATGAGCACTTTGATCCTGTGATGGTGAATTTCAATGGTCATATGACCAGCATTTATCCACCATATATGTAATTGGCCCCAACGAGCCGAACCATTGAAGTGTTAGCCACCTTGTTTTAGATGTTAGACCGGGGAGAGGAGAAAGGGAGAAGCAGTGCTTGAACAACGAGTCGAGCCATTGCAGCGTCAAACATCATAGAAATGATCAATACTCTAATGACATATggataagaaaataaatttaccaGTGTCCTGTGTTAAAGATTAGAATATCATGAAAGGCAGGAGTCTCAGCCCATGTGCCTTCTGGAACATCAACATCAACTCTAAAGCCTTCTTTATATCCAAGAGATTCCAACACACCACCATTGGCATTAGCTGACCACCTGCATGAAACAGGAGCCTAAATATAACCCAAAAATGTCGAATTTAATGTCCACGGTATCAACTAAACAACTAAGAGAAACAAACTAACTCTTGTGTTCTCCTATACCATCtgaaattatcagttatcctaAAAACATAAGCAAATGAGAAGTTTAATTTAATCActtgactattatttttaaaaaaataaaaactcaaacaTAAGAGGGGTTCAACAAGTATGGATCTAGACTCCCTCAACAAGTGGCGCTTGGcatgtggtatttttgttttggatttggGTTGGGTGTTGTAAAAGAACTACTGCACATATGCTGTATTTTTTCAACGGTTCAAATTTAATTCCAGAAAAAACTAAAGCTATAGTTTTTtaccgcacctaagccaaatcttttttctttttctttttttctaaatttaaataGGAGGTAAATGGGAATTCAGAAGCAGAACCATCTTCACTCGTGCGATGAAAAAATTACAAGTAATTCTAAAACCTTAAACAGATAAGAAgtgaataaatttaatcactttactatttttttcacaaatttcatacaaaaagCCATCACCGATGTAAAAATTGTACTCTCAAATCAAATTCATGTTTGGCAGAGCAGAAAAGCAAGCAGAAAATCTTACCTACCATAACGAGCCAAGAGATTCGTGCGGTGATACGCGATGGTGAGATTATAGCGAAGAAACGTAAACCCACGATCAGCACCAGCTGGCCGCCACTTCTTCACTTCACTGGACACGCTTTTGAGAGTGCAGAACAGAGAAACGAACATATTTCTATTTAGGGAATCCCCAACAAACCCTGCACTGTTCCACATTCATAAGCTCCCACAAACACCAATTGTAactcaatttctttcattttccaacattttctcatcaaccaaacagAAAGTAACTAGCTGCTtcgtttgagagagagagagagagagagagtaccgaTGCTGGTGTCCCTGTACTTCTCCAGAAACGAAACCGGATCGAACGGCGGGAGATCACAGCGCCGGGGCTTCCACCGCCATGAAGTGAGCTCGCGACCGTTGGATTTGTTGTTGGAGATGCAATTCCAGCCCTTGAATATCTCCTTGCACGTGCCGTCGTACCTTGGGCCCGTCCGGTCAGGGTCGCGGATCCACGCCCCGTCCGAGTAGTCGCAGGACCAGTCGGGGGCTGCATTCGGGTCGGGGTTCCGGGTGTGTCGAAATCGGAAAGTTTGTTGGGAGTGTGAGGGATTGGAGGAGGTTTTCCTAGAGAACGAGAGGACGAGGAAGATGGAAGCGAAgcagaggagagagaggagTGGGAAGAGAGGAATTTTCTTTGCGTGGATATAGTGGTGGTCTCGTGCCGCCATGGCGGAGAGAGGTGGTGGAAAGTGGCGCACGTTAGCACACAACAACATAAATACACCTCGAgtgtaaaaaatttaataatataaaatataactaTGGGCCTTTTTTCAGCACTaccaaaaatatttgaaaaagtttttttttttaatacaactttccaagaagaataaacagagataagagaaattatttatttgcCATGCCGCATTCACTCTTATCTTATGATTCACATGACTATGTGACAATGctcatttttatttgaaaaatgttacatattatatttttattcactttTTTGCCAATCAATTATTTGATCATTTTTTCACGTATCAgcaaaatatgataaaattgtaatatataacattactctttctattttttttttctaatgtatataaataaaataaaaaagaacagaTGTAGTAGAAAAAATAAGTACTATCACATTAACCCAATGTTATGGCCAATGGGATATGACAAGTAGCACAATCCTAGGCGATCGTGATAGCACTCatcatttcttaatttttttttttaattttttggtaaagtcaTTTTAATCTCCTCAAATTACAACATCAATGACAATTtctccttcaaactatcaattataacaatttacccatcaaactatcaaaacaatgataatacACCCCCCCCCCTGCTAGTAAAATGACacaattacccctataaaattttcaataagacaaacatatccaataaaatttgaaaaaaataattaaatatatttaaaattttaaaaataatatattaaaatgttaaaaagtttGGGGGTAGTTAAAGGGTTGGTGGGTGGCTCGACCCCCATTTAGTCAAGGGTGGTCGAGCCAACCCCATATGGCTAGAATGGGGGTGGCCTTGGCCCTTTTCGAGGTGTCAAAACCACCTCCATTTGGGTTTGGGGGTGAGGCCAACGGCATGGCCGAGCAACCCCCAGAAACGCTTTAAGGTGGCCATCCACCCCTGGTGGGTGGTCGGACCATCCCCAATTACCTAGGGGTGGTCCAGCAACCATTCAGGGGTGGTCCAACAcccctttttgctttttatttgctttttaattgtttttaattgttttataattttttgtatttttgtttttattttaatatgggtaatttcatcattttgttaaaattaggggtacattattattgttttggtagtttggagagtaagttgttgcaattgatagtttgtatGATAGATTGCCAttagagtggtagtttgagaggaaCTAAGAGGACTTTaccctttttccatttttttttaacaatgactgaTTTGAAGATTGACATGCACTTGCACATCAACCCAATGCGGGTGGAATAAAatacgcttttttttttttttggacagactctctccttctctctcaccGAGTTCTTATGACACATTCTAATTCTAACCAATATTCTAGGAGCTAGGGTTTACTTTATTTGGTGGGAACTTTGTCCTAATCAAATTCCTTGTTCAATCGGATCATTGACAACTTTTACCTAATTGCCCCAACAACATAATGACCAAAGAAAGAGATCGCCACCCCAAGGTCTTTATAATTGGTTTGATGTCACCCTTTAAAAATACCACGATGTTATCAACCAACTAGAAcgatgaaagaaaaaatatgcgAGAAACTTGATGGACTATTTGTAAAAAAGGAGAATCTGCCGATTGCAACAATAATAAAACTTTGCTTTCGTCATAAGTAAAGTAACTATCTTATACAACAAGTTATCTTTACAACAGTAAAGATAGTATATTTActatctttttcttattttgttttattatttctttttaaaatttaagtaatattttattattttttaattagtgggaCACGTAGCAGTGTATAAACTCTTGGATAAGATCCAATGGTCAAGATTTCAACCATTTTTGATGGGCAATTCCCCAGCTATTGCTAGGGATCCCGATCGGTTGTGGGATGTTGTTTAACTTTCTTATGAGGTTTTATCTTTCACATCTAGGTTAACAACTTTTTTGTAAAGATCATCGAATGTAAAATAAGTTTGAGTGCCTTATAGTAAAAGTCTTCCTCTAGTGTTTTATATGACAGTCATCAGAGCTTCTAAATATAAGACTATGTAGATCAATTATAATCCAACCTATTTAATTACATAAGTTAAACCCTTCAATCCTAAAACTCTTAACTCGCTAATCTCGTATTGAGTATTCGCATGTCATCAAAAATCGTCAACCGCACCCATATACCTGTATTTGCTTCGAAGTCCATATCTACTATTCAACTTCAACTTCGGTTACATTGATTGCCTAGAAAAAGGAACCCAGTTTCTTTCGTCAAGCATCGGTCAGAAAAGGGTAGTTATATTAATAAGTGTCCACCCAAAGTTTATGTTCACTAGCATTTGAccttattagtttttttttttttttttttcttttattttttatataaaaactaaaattaaaaattaaaaaaattaaaataaataaataaccccCACTTGTTTGTATGACTCAAAGCCCATCAGGAAGAGCTTCTTTCACTCTCTTTGCTCGTTCTCCTCTACAGTATGATCCACCACAGCAGTATACGGTTTACAAATTTCCAAGATCATGAGCAGGATAATGTCAACACATGATGATGATGGTCAAAAATAACAAGATCTGTCTATTAAAAGATAGATGTCATAATTACAGGAGTACTTGAAATACACAACTCCATTTGCTACCCATATTATCTCAAATGTCATATTTTAATATGTCATTTAATATCACAAAATCATTATCAACACATACATTGAATTAATAATGAGTTATGTTTaccaaaacaatatatataattataattataattataataacaaTAGGTCCACTTAACATGAAACTTCAAGACTCTACAACCTGCAGCTTAACCCATTCTGGACTGCATGTTCATCTCTGACCCAGCGTCCAGCTCCTTTCAACCCACTCTTAGGCATATCAATTGCAAATGTCATTAAAGAATCATGATGAGTCTTGTCTAATAATTATCTTACCATTACTAAAACAAAAGTGAGTTTGGACAAGCTAACAAATTTATCATTGCAACCACAACAAGCCAGTGTCAGGGAGCTAAAACCTTAAATGAATACATAATGGTGGAAGCCATAACATGCAACCCAACCTCCTCAATATACGAATATATTGATTGGAAGATCTATTGTCTCTTACTTGGAAGAAAAAATTAGGCTCTGTAATTTCCACAGAAAAAGAACTTACCCTTTGGGTGCTGAAAATACTTGCAGGAATGGTTTCGCCCCGCAAGCCAGAAAGTGAGGACATCAGACATCATGCTCAAATTCTCTATGATTTGAGGTGGAAAACTTGGCAGGCAGGCTTATACGACCTTTTGGTTGAGGCCTGTTCAAATTTCTTAGAGGCAGCTTCATTCTCTTCTAACTTATTCTGA
This window encodes:
- the LOC132177474 gene encoding protein trichome birefringence-like 13 codes for the protein MLLCANVRHFPPPLSAMAARDHHYIHAKKIPLFPLLSLLCFASIFLVLSFSRKTSSNPSHSQQTFRFRHTRNPDPNAAPDWSCDYSDGAWIRDPDRTGPRYDGTCKEIFKGWNCISNNKSNGRELTSWRWKPRRCDLPPFDPVSFLEKYRDTSIGFVGDSLNRNMFVSLFCTLKSVSSEVKKWRPAGADRGFTFLRYNLTIAYHRTNLLARYGRWSANANGGVLESLGYKEGFRVDVDVPEGTWAETPAFHDILIFNTGHWWWVPSKFDPVKSPMLFFENGQPVIPPVPPDVGLDMVLKHMVPFVEKQMRPDAIKFFRTQSPRHFEGGDWNQGGSCQRLQPLLPEQVEELFSLNNNGTNVEARLVNQHLYKALKGSAFHILDITQMSEYRADAHPSTSGGKKHDDCMHWCLPGITDTWNDLFIEHLNNIKFRD